One stretch of Deinococcus ficus DNA includes these proteins:
- a CDS encoding mercuric reductase, with protein MSDDRSPSTPPAAEALTRCDALVLGAGQAGGPLARALTDAGRRVVLVEATHVGGTCVNEGCTPTKTMIASARVAHLARRAGEYGVHAGKVHVDFPAVQARKDEVVAQFRSGNEQGLTEAGVEVVMGRARFTGPHAVQVALPDGTHRAFEAPLVFINTGARPTWPDLPGLQDVDALDSTGLLGLKERPEKLLILGGGPVALEFAQAFARFGSDVTVLERGERLLEREDEDVAAALTEALTADGVTVLCGHQALEARRAEGGLSLRVRGPKGEKTLHGTHLLVAVGRTPNTDDLGLDAAGVEVDDHGHICVNDDLLTGVDGVYALGDVRGGPAYTHAAYDDYRIVRDALLHGTHRSWRDRLVPYTVFTDPELARIGLDEQGAHEQERPARVYTLPMSKVARATETGETRGLIRAVVEASTDRLLGATVLGAGGGELLSVLQVALHGGLTAADLREGIFSHPTWSEALNNLFMQDPVEVPGAQERNDPR; from the coding sequence ATGTCCGATGACCGTTCCCCTTCCACTCCCCCCGCTGCCGAGGCCCTGACCCGCTGCGACGCGCTCGTGCTCGGGGCCGGCCAGGCGGGCGGTCCGCTGGCACGCGCCCTGACGGATGCCGGCCGGCGGGTCGTGCTGGTCGAGGCGACGCACGTGGGCGGCACCTGCGTGAACGAGGGCTGCACGCCCACGAAAACCATGATCGCCAGCGCCCGCGTCGCGCACCTGGCCCGCCGGGCCGGCGAGTACGGCGTGCACGCCGGGAAGGTCCACGTGGACTTCCCGGCCGTGCAGGCCCGCAAGGATGAGGTGGTGGCGCAGTTCCGATCCGGAAACGAGCAGGGCCTGACGGAGGCAGGCGTGGAGGTCGTGATGGGCCGCGCCCGCTTCACCGGCCCGCACGCGGTGCAGGTGGCCCTGCCGGACGGCACGCACCGGGCGTTCGAGGCGCCGCTGGTGTTCATCAACACCGGCGCCCGGCCCACCTGGCCGGACCTGCCAGGGCTGCAGGACGTGGATGCCCTGGATTCCACCGGCCTGCTGGGCCTCAAGGAGCGACCCGAAAAATTGCTGATCTTGGGGGGCGGGCCGGTGGCGCTGGAGTTCGCGCAGGCCTTCGCCCGGTTCGGCAGCGACGTGACGGTCCTGGAGCGCGGCGAGCGGCTGCTGGAGCGGGAGGACGAGGACGTGGCCGCGGCCCTCACCGAAGCCCTGACGGCCGACGGGGTCACGGTGCTGTGCGGGCACCAGGCCCTGGAGGCCCGCCGCGCGGAAGGCGGCCTGAGCCTGCGGGTGCGCGGCCCAAAGGGCGAAAAGACGCTGCACGGCACGCACCTGCTGGTGGCGGTGGGCCGCACCCCGAACACGGACGACCTGGGCCTGGACGCCGCGGGCGTCGAGGTGGACGACCACGGGCACATCTGCGTGAACGACGACCTGCTCACGGGCGTGGACGGCGTGTACGCCCTCGGGGACGTCCGGGGCGGGCCGGCCTACACGCACGCCGCATACGACGACTATCGGATCGTGCGGGACGCCCTGCTGCACGGCACGCACCGTTCGTGGCGGGACCGCTTGGTGCCGTACACGGTGTTCACGGACCCGGAACTTGCCCGAATCGGCCTGGACGAGCAGGGCGCGCACGAGCAGGAGCGGCCGGCGCGGGTGTACACCCTGCCGATGTCGAAGGTGGCGCGCGCCACCGAGACCGGGGAAACGCGCGGCCTGATCCGCGCGGTGGTGGAGGCCAGCACGGACCGGCTGCTCGGGGCGACCGTGCTGGGCGCCGGGGGCGGCGAGCTGCTCAGCGTCCTGCAGGTGGCGCTGCACGGCGGCCTGACCGCGGCCGACCTGCGGGAGGGGATCTTCTCGCACCCCACCTGGAGCGAGGCGCTGAACAACCTGTTCATGCAGGACCCGGTGGAGGTCCCTGGCGCTCAGGAAAGGAACGACCCCCGCTGA
- a CDS encoding MetQ/NlpA family ABC transporter substrate-binding protein, which produces MRIPALLTALLLTTASAGTLRVGASPVPHAEILNFVKPLLAKQGVTLVVREFSDYVQPNLALADGSIDVNFFQHAPYLSAFQKDRPLGIVAGAKIHVEPIGVYSRRVKALRDLKTGATIAIPNDPSNSGRALKLLERAGLIRLKPGVTTGATPLDIVSNVKRLKFRELEAAQLPRALADVDAAVINTNYALDANLNPLKDALTLEDARSPYANLLAVKPATLKNPDYQKLVKVLQSAAVREFILNTYKGAVVPAF; this is translated from the coding sequence ATGCGCATCCCTGCCCTGCTGACCGCCCTGCTGCTCACCACCGCCTCCGCCGGCACCCTGCGCGTCGGCGCCAGCCCCGTGCCCCACGCCGAGATCCTGAACTTCGTCAAGCCGCTGCTCGCCAAGCAGGGCGTGACGCTGGTCGTGCGTGAATTCAGCGATTACGTCCAGCCGAACCTCGCCCTGGCGGACGGCAGCATCGACGTGAACTTCTTCCAGCACGCCCCGTACCTGAGTGCCTTCCAGAAAGACCGTCCGCTGGGGATCGTGGCCGGCGCGAAGATTCACGTGGAGCCCATCGGCGTGTACAGCCGCCGCGTGAAGGCCCTGCGTGACCTGAAGACCGGCGCGACCATCGCCATCCCCAACGACCCCAGCAACAGCGGCCGCGCCCTGAAACTGCTCGAACGAGCCGGCCTGATCCGCCTCAAGCCCGGCGTCACGACCGGCGCGACGCCCCTGGACATCGTCAGCAACGTCAAACGCCTCAAGTTCCGCGAGCTGGAGGCCGCTCAGCTCCCCCGCGCCCTGGCCGACGTGGACGCCGCCGTGATCAACACCAACTACGCCCTGGACGCCAACCTCAACCCCCTCAAGGACGCCCTGACCCTGGAGGACGCCCGCAGCCCGTACGCGAACCTGCTGGCCGTGAAGCCCGCCACGCTGAAAAACCCCGACTACCAGAAGCTGGTCAAGGTCCTGCAGAGCGCCGCGGTGCGCGAGTTCATCCTGAACACCTACAAAGGCGCCGTCGTTCCGGCCTTCTGA